A stretch of the Paramormyrops kingsleyae isolate MSU_618 chromosome 16, PKINGS_0.4, whole genome shotgun sequence genome encodes the following:
- the hoxd3a gene encoding homeobox protein Hox-D3a isoform X1: MQKTSYYDNSGLFGGYSYPKSDSFSYGSSHQPYPSSNIENDFQGPVCTIQTSTIRPPNHKSGDINGSCMRTGNSQGNSQPVNIGEHQQAPPLPASSPNPSSASTQKKKTSPNGASNTATPVITKQIFPWMKESRQNSKQKGNSNSCTTAGDTCDDKSPPGPASKRVRTAYTSAQLVELEKEFHFNRYLCRPRRVEMANLLNLTERQIKIWFQNRRMKYKKDQKAKGVMHSPIGHSPDRSPPLSGANHIGYSAQLPNVNSISYDAPSPPSFAKPQQNMYGLAAYTAPLGGCMPQQKRYPGPEYEHHTMQGNGGFANTNLQGSPVYVGGNFVDSMPASGPMFNLGHLPHPSSASVDYSCAAQIPGSHHHGPCDPHPTYTDLTSHHASQGRIQDAPKLTHL, from the exons TGATTTTCAGGGTCCAGTCTGCACAATACAAACATCAACAATTCGACCCCCAAATCATAAAAGTGGTGACATAAACGGCAGCTGCATGAGAACTGGTAACAGCCAAGGCAACAGCCAGCCAGTAAACATTGGTGAGCACCAGCAAGCACCTCCTCTGCCTGCCTCCTCACCGAACCCCAGCAGCGCTTCAACACAGAAAAAGAAGACATCCCCCAACGGGGCGTCTAATACTGCCACTCCTGTTATTACAAAGCAAATATTCCCATGGATGAAGGAATCCAGGCAGAACTCAAAGCAGAAAGGCAACAGCAACAGCTGCACTACTGCAG GCGACACCTGTGACGACAAAAGTCCACCAGGACCAGCCTCTAAGAGGGTCCGCACCGCCTACACCAGTGCTCAACTTGTTGAACTTGAAAAGGAATTCCATTTCAACCGTTATCTCTGTCGTCCCCGCAGAGTGGAAATGGCTAACCTATTGAATCTCACAGAGCGTCAAATAAAGATCTGGTTTCAGAACAGAAGGATGAAGTACAAAAAGGACCAAAAAGCCAAGGGTGTTATGCATTCGCCCATCGGCCATTCACCGGACAGGAGTCCACCGTTAAGTGGTGCGAATCACATCGGATATTCCGCTCAGCTCCCTAACGTAAACAGTATTAGCTACGACGCGCCCTCGCCTCCGTCTTTCGCCAAACCACAGCAAAACATGTACGGCTTGGCTGCATACACTGCACCATTAGGTGGCTGCATGCCGCAGCAGAAGAGGTACCCGGGCCCAGAATATGAACACCACACCATGCAAGGCAACGGTGGCTTTGCCAACACCAATTTACAAGGCAGCCCCGTGTACGTTGGAGGGAATTTCGTTGATTCAATGCCAGCTTCTGGCCCCATGTTCAACCTCGGCCATCTCCCTCATCCCTCATCCGCCAGCGTGGACTACAGCTGTGCCGCTCAGATTCCCGGCAGCCATCATCATGGACCCTGTGACCCCCATCCCACATACACAGACCTTACGTCTCACCATGCTTCTCAGGGTAGGATTCAGGACGCGCCTAAACTAACGCATCTGTAA
- the hoxd3a gene encoding homeobox protein Hox-D3a isoform X2, whose protein sequence is MQKTSYYDNSGLFGGYSYPKSDSFSYGSSHQPYPSSNIENDFQGPVCTIQTSTIRPPNHKSGDINGSCMRTGNSQGNSQPVNIGEHQQAPPLPASSPNPSSASTQKKKTSPNGASNTATPVITKQIFPWMKESRQNSKQKGNSNSCTTAGDTCDDKSPPGPASKRVRTAYTSAQLVELEKEFHFNRYLCRPRRVEMANLLNLTERQIKIWFQNRRMKYKKDQKAKGVMHSPIGHSPDRSPPLSGANHIGYSAQLPNVNSISYDAPSPPSFAKPQQNMYGLAAYTAPLGGCMPQQKRYPGPEYEHHTMQGNGGFANTNLQGSPVYVGGNFVDSMPASGPMFNLGHLPHPSSASVDYSCAAQIPGSHHHGPCDPHPTYTDLTSHHASQEIHLTSTEE, encoded by the exons TGATTTTCAGGGTCCAGTCTGCACAATACAAACATCAACAATTCGACCCCCAAATCATAAAAGTGGTGACATAAACGGCAGCTGCATGAGAACTGGTAACAGCCAAGGCAACAGCCAGCCAGTAAACATTGGTGAGCACCAGCAAGCACCTCCTCTGCCTGCCTCCTCACCGAACCCCAGCAGCGCTTCAACACAGAAAAAGAAGACATCCCCCAACGGGGCGTCTAATACTGCCACTCCTGTTATTACAAAGCAAATATTCCCATGGATGAAGGAATCCAGGCAGAACTCAAAGCAGAAAGGCAACAGCAACAGCTGCACTACTGCAG GCGACACCTGTGACGACAAAAGTCCACCAGGACCAGCCTCTAAGAGGGTCCGCACCGCCTACACCAGTGCTCAACTTGTTGAACTTGAAAAGGAATTCCATTTCAACCGTTATCTCTGTCGTCCCCGCAGAGTGGAAATGGCTAACCTATTGAATCTCACAGAGCGTCAAATAAAGATCTGGTTTCAGAACAGAAGGATGAAGTACAAAAAGGACCAAAAAGCCAAGGGTGTTATGCATTCGCCCATCGGCCATTCACCGGACAGGAGTCCACCGTTAAGTGGTGCGAATCACATCGGATATTCCGCTCAGCTCCCTAACGTAAACAGTATTAGCTACGACGCGCCCTCGCCTCCGTCTTTCGCCAAACCACAGCAAAACATGTACGGCTTGGCTGCATACACTGCACCATTAGGTGGCTGCATGCCGCAGCAGAAGAGGTACCCGGGCCCAGAATATGAACACCACACCATGCAAGGCAACGGTGGCTTTGCCAACACCAATTTACAAGGCAGCCCCGTGTACGTTGGAGGGAATTTCGTTGATTCAATGCCAGCTTCTGGCCCCATGTTCAACCTCGGCCATCTCCCTCATCCCTCATCCGCCAGCGTGGACTACAGCTGTGCCGCTCAGATTCCCGGCAGCCATCATCATGGACCCTGTGACCCCCATCCCACATACACAGACCTTACGTCTCACCATGCTTCTCAGG aaatacATCTGACTTCGACTGAGGAGTGA
- the hoxd3a gene encoding homeobox protein Hox-D3a isoform X3 → MQKTSYYDNSGLFGGYSYPKSDSFSYGSSHQPYPSSNIENDFQGPVCTIQTSTIRPPNHKSGDINGSCMRTGNSQGNSQPVNIGEHQQAPPLPASSPNPSSASTQKKKTSPNGASNTATPVITKQIFPWMKESRQNSKQKGNSNSCTTAGDTCDDKSPPGPASKRVRTAYTSAQLVELEKEFHFNRYLCRPRRVEMANLLNLTERQIKIWFQNRRMKYKKDQKAKGVMHSPIGHSPDRSPPLSGANHIGYSAQLPNVNSISYDAPSPPSFAKPQQNMYGLAAYTAPLGGCMPQQKRYPGPEYEHHTMQGNGGFANTNLQGSPVYVGGNFVDSMPASGPMFNLGHLPHPSSASVDYSCAAQIPGSHHHGPCDPHPTYTDLTSHHASQGTLV, encoded by the exons TGATTTTCAGGGTCCAGTCTGCACAATACAAACATCAACAATTCGACCCCCAAATCATAAAAGTGGTGACATAAACGGCAGCTGCATGAGAACTGGTAACAGCCAAGGCAACAGCCAGCCAGTAAACATTGGTGAGCACCAGCAAGCACCTCCTCTGCCTGCCTCCTCACCGAACCCCAGCAGCGCTTCAACACAGAAAAAGAAGACATCCCCCAACGGGGCGTCTAATACTGCCACTCCTGTTATTACAAAGCAAATATTCCCATGGATGAAGGAATCCAGGCAGAACTCAAAGCAGAAAGGCAACAGCAACAGCTGCACTACTGCAG GCGACACCTGTGACGACAAAAGTCCACCAGGACCAGCCTCTAAGAGGGTCCGCACCGCCTACACCAGTGCTCAACTTGTTGAACTTGAAAAGGAATTCCATTTCAACCGTTATCTCTGTCGTCCCCGCAGAGTGGAAATGGCTAACCTATTGAATCTCACAGAGCGTCAAATAAAGATCTGGTTTCAGAACAGAAGGATGAAGTACAAAAAGGACCAAAAAGCCAAGGGTGTTATGCATTCGCCCATCGGCCATTCACCGGACAGGAGTCCACCGTTAAGTGGTGCGAATCACATCGGATATTCCGCTCAGCTCCCTAACGTAAACAGTATTAGCTACGACGCGCCCTCGCCTCCGTCTTTCGCCAAACCACAGCAAAACATGTACGGCTTGGCTGCATACACTGCACCATTAGGTGGCTGCATGCCGCAGCAGAAGAGGTACCCGGGCCCAGAATATGAACACCACACCATGCAAGGCAACGGTGGCTTTGCCAACACCAATTTACAAGGCAGCCCCGTGTACGTTGGAGGGAATTTCGTTGATTCAATGCCAGCTTCTGGCCCCATGTTCAACCTCGGCCATCTCCCTCATCCCTCATCCGCCAGCGTGGACTACAGCTGTGCCGCTCAGATTCCCGGCAGCCATCATCATGGACCCTGTGACCCCCATCCCACATACACAGACCTTACGTCTCACCATGCTTCTCAGG GAACCCTGGTGTGA